CAGTCGTCGCGAGCGTCGCACGCGAGATGAACGCAATCACATTCGCGCTGCCAATACTACCATTCGACATCGAGGGCGAGGCACGGAGAAAGACGGCAAATGAAGGGGTCGCCAAGCTGAAGGACCAGGCGAACTTCACCATCGTCCTAGACAACAACAAGCTCATGAGCATCGGCTCGGAACTCCCGATGGCCGAGGCGCTCAAGGTAGTTGATAGGAGCGTATTGAGAATCGTGGACTCGGTGTGCCACCAGACGAGTTCGTACGTCAGCAGCATGATGGAGGACATCATGGGCTACGGCGAAGAACTGGCTGAGCCAGCACCTGAGCCGCCGGCGGAGATGAGGGAGACCCAGTTGGTGCACGCCGACCTGGACCCGATGTTCAGTGGGTTTGGCCCGAGCATGTTCGGGTGAGCCTGGGAAGCAACTCGCCATAAAGCTGACGCCCATAGAGTCTGACCGGAACAAGGGCCTCCGTGGCTCGAAGTGCGTCGGCTTGAAACCATTTCCTTCCAATTCTCAAAGCGATTCGGACGGCGAGGCAAATCATTTCTAACAGATAACGACCTCATGTGACCCGTGAGAGTAGGCTTCGTCGTGAATCCGATAGCCGGCATGGGAGGCTCTGTCGGACTGAAGGGCACCGATGGGGATGACATCCTCAGGGAGGCGGAGAAGAGAGGCGCAAAGAGGCTCTCTCCGGAGAGGGCGAAGAAGGCGCTCGCAGGCTTTAGCTCCAGGAAGGTACACGTCGAGTTCTTGACCTGTTCTGGAGACATGGGCAAGTCCGAGCTCGATTCAGTAGGCATACCAGCGGAGGTCGTGTTCGAGCCGGGCGCGGTGACAACTCGTCAAGATACGGCCAGAGCCGTCAGGGAGTTTGTCAAACGCGATGTGGATCTCATTCTGTTCGCAGGGGGCGACGGCACTGCTAGAGACATTCTCGAGATTGCCGGTCAGAAGGTGCCCATCGTCGGCATACCGACAGGGGTGAAGATGCATTCGGCAGTGTTCGCGTACACGCCCGAGGATGTGGTCGACCTTGTGCGGACTTACGAGGACAGACGGTCGACCAAGGATGCAGATGTGATGGATGTCGACGAGGAGAGCTTCAGAGCTGGAAGGCTGAGAGCGAAGCTGTTCGGCGTCGCCAGAGTGCCCGATGACCCTGTCCACATGCAATCAGGCAAGGCTGTCTACCATTCAGGGAGCGCAGAGGACGAGCTCGTTGAGCTCGGTCAGTACGTTGCGGAGACGATGGAGAAAGGGGTGATGTACGTCCTGGGTCCAGGAAGCACGACCGAGGCGGTCACCAAACACCTCGGTCTGAAGAAGACCCTTCTAGGTGTTGATGTCGTTCTCGACTTCAAGATGATCCTACGCGATGCCTCGGAGATGGACCTCCTTGAACTCT
This DNA window, taken from Candidatus Thermoplasmatota archaeon, encodes the following:
- a CDS encoding ATP-NAD kinase family protein, producing MRVGFVVNPIAGMGGSVGLKGTDGDDILREAEKRGAKRLSPERAKKALAGFSSRKVHVEFLTCSGDMGKSELDSVGIPAEVVFEPGAVTTRQDTARAVREFVKRDVDLILFAGGDGTARDILEIAGQKVPIVGIPTGVKMHSAVFAYTPEDVVDLVRTYEDRRSTKDADVMDVDEESFRAGRLRAKLFGVARVPDDPVHMQSGKAVYHSGSAEDELVELGQYVAETMEKGVMYVLGPGSTTEAVTKHLGLKKTLLGVDVVLDFKMILRDASEMDLLELLADQRAAKILVSPIGSQGLFFGRGNQQLSPSVIRAVGRDNVTIISTPSKLKGTPVLRSDTGDSELDLEFKGRIKVITGYKRRKLVTVE